One segment of Bradyrhizobium sp. CB2312 DNA contains the following:
- a CDS encoding tartrate dehydrogenase: MRTHSIAAIPADGIGPEVISAGVRVLEALAKRSGDLAFNVKTFDWGSDYYKKHGVMMPADGLAELKKFDAIYFGAVGAPDVPDHITLWGLRLPICQGFDQYANVRPTKILPGVASPLRNVGVGDLDWVIVRENSEGEYAGMGGRAHKGLPEEVGTEVAVFTRVGVTRIMRYAFQLAQSRPRKFLTVVTKSNAQRHGMVMWDEIAAEVATEFPDVTWDKMLVDAMTVRMTLHPKSLDTIVATNLHADILSDLAGALAGSLGVAPTGNIDPQRRYPSMFEPIHGSAFDITGKGIANPVATFWTGAQMLEHLGEKDAAARLMKAVERVCAAGVLTPDVGGKATTKEVTDAVIDAIHGSNV, encoded by the coding sequence ATGCGCACCCATTCGATCGCAGCCATTCCCGCCGACGGCATCGGCCCCGAGGTGATCTCGGCCGGCGTCCGCGTGCTGGAGGCTCTGGCAAAACGCAGCGGCGACCTCGCCTTCAACGTCAAGACATTCGACTGGGGCTCGGACTATTACAAGAAGCACGGCGTGATGATGCCGGCCGATGGACTTGCTGAACTCAAGAAGTTCGACGCGATCTATTTCGGCGCGGTCGGCGCGCCTGATGTGCCCGACCACATCACGCTGTGGGGCCTGCGCCTGCCGATCTGCCAGGGCTTTGACCAATACGCGAACGTGCGGCCGACAAAAATCCTGCCGGGCGTCGCCTCGCCGCTGCGCAATGTCGGCGTCGGCGATCTCGACTGGGTGATCGTGCGCGAGAACTCGGAAGGCGAATATGCCGGCATGGGCGGCCGCGCCCATAAGGGCCTGCCGGAAGAGGTCGGCACGGAGGTCGCCGTGTTCACCCGCGTCGGCGTCACCCGCATCATGCGCTATGCGTTCCAGCTGGCGCAGTCGCGGCCGCGCAAGTTCCTGACGGTCGTGACCAAGTCGAACGCACAGCGCCACGGCATGGTGATGTGGGACGAGATCGCCGCCGAGGTCGCGACCGAATTCCCTGATGTGACCTGGGACAAGATGCTGGTCGACGCCATGACGGTGCGCATGACCCTGCATCCGAAGAGCCTCGACACCATCGTGGCGACCAACCTCCACGCCGACATTCTCTCCGATCTCGCCGGCGCACTCGCGGGCAGCCTCGGCGTGGCACCGACCGGCAACATCGATCCGCAGCGCCGCTACCCCTCGATGTTCGAGCCGATCCACGGCTCGGCCTTCGACATCACCGGCAAGGGCATCGCCAACCCGGTCGCGACGTTCTGGACCGGCGCGCAGATGCTCGAGCATCTCGGCGAGAAGGACGCGGCTGCGCGGTTGATGAAGGCGGTCGAACGCGTCTGCGCCGCCGGCGTGCTGACGCCCGATGTCGGCGGCAAGGCGACGACGAAGGAAGTCACCGACGCCGTGATCGACGCCATCCACGGGTCGAACGTGTAG
- a CDS encoding isoprenylcysteine carboxylmethyltransferase family protein: MSFDFSKLLSVAWGGWTTTWPTELLALIWLAFLASWVGASFWQGRTKKQVMTLESQRYRLPILVGGILYTPWVAELLGWKPLWVLGNTGITIAAVLSAAGIAFAWWGRLHLGKFWSNTITHKEDHRVIDTGPYGIVRHPIYTGLIAGMLVTGFAIGTVTTILGAILISLGMWQKGRMEEVFLSKELGEDAYGAYCRRVPMIIPFLSPR, translated from the coding sequence ATGTCCTTCGATTTCAGCAAGCTTCTCTCCGTAGCCTGGGGTGGCTGGACCACGACCTGGCCGACCGAACTCCTGGCCTTGATCTGGCTCGCCTTTCTCGCGAGCTGGGTCGGCGCCTCGTTCTGGCAGGGCCGCACCAAGAAGCAGGTCATGACACTGGAGTCGCAGCGCTATCGCCTGCCGATCCTGGTCGGCGGAATCCTGTACACGCCGTGGGTTGCAGAGCTCCTGGGCTGGAAGCCGCTCTGGGTGCTCGGCAACACCGGCATCACCATCGCCGCGGTCCTCTCGGCCGCCGGCATCGCCTTCGCCTGGTGGGGCCGGCTGCATCTCGGAAAATTCTGGTCCAACACCATCACCCACAAGGAAGACCACCGCGTCATCGACACCGGCCCCTACGGCATCGTGCGTCACCCGATCTACACGGGACTGATCGCCGGCATGCTCGTCACCGGCTTCGCGATCGGCACCGTCACGACGATCCTCGGCGCCATCCTGATCTCGCTCGGCATGTGGCAGAAGGGCCGGATGGAAGAGGTGTTTTTGTCGAAGGAGCTCGGCGAGGATGCTTACGGCGCGTATTGTCGCCGCGTGCCGATGATCATTCCGTTCCTGTCGCCGCGGTGA
- a CDS encoding LysR substrate-binding domain-containing protein — translation MELHQLRCFVAAAEQLHFGRAAQQLQMLPSALGRQIRLLEEDLGTRLFARTTRAVSLTEDGATLLRDARAILARVEAVESNLRNRSRAGAARRLRVGAIDSAAAGLLPPLLRDFRARHPDIAVQLLEDKTVRLLPKILTGALDLAFVRPPDRADKRLEFRDLLQETAIVAFPQRHALAARKSITLADIADEAMLVPDRRSRPHSHDLTIKLFEQAGLMPRIVQVADEKQTIINLVATKLGVAIVPRWTTRMAVSGVRFVPLRPKQRGPVGRLPLAAAWLRGSRDPARDAMLAVLETRLRSYAREA, via the coding sequence ATGGAATTGCATCAGCTTCGATGCTTCGTGGCGGCGGCCGAGCAGCTGCATTTCGGCCGCGCGGCGCAGCAGCTCCAGATGCTGCCCTCCGCGCTCGGCCGGCAGATCAGGCTGCTGGAGGAGGACCTCGGCACGCGCCTGTTCGCGCGGACGACGCGCGCGGTGTCGCTGACGGAGGACGGTGCGACGCTGCTGCGCGATGCCCGCGCCATCCTCGCCAGGGTCGAGGCGGTCGAGAGCAATTTGCGCAACCGCTCGCGCGCAGGGGCCGCGCGGCGGCTCCGCGTCGGCGCCATCGATAGTGCGGCAGCCGGGCTCCTGCCGCCGCTCTTGCGCGATTTCCGCGCCAGGCATCCTGACATCGCGGTACAGCTGCTCGAGGATAAGACCGTCCGGTTGCTGCCGAAGATTTTGACCGGCGCGCTCGATCTCGCCTTCGTCCGTCCGCCCGACCGAGCCGACAAGCGCCTCGAATTCCGCGATCTGCTTCAGGAGACCGCCATCGTGGCGTTCCCGCAGCGGCACGCGCTGGCCGCGCGCAAATCGATCACGCTCGCCGACATCGCCGACGAGGCGATGCTGGTGCCGGACCGCCGCTCGCGGCCGCACAGCCACGACCTCACCATCAAGCTGTTCGAGCAGGCCGGCTTGATGCCGCGCATCGTGCAGGTCGCCGACGAGAAGCAGACCATCATCAACCTGGTGGCAACCAAGCTCGGCGTTGCCATCGTGCCGCGCTGGACCACGCGGATGGCGGTGTCGGGCGTGCGCTTCGTGCCGCTCCGGCCGAAGCAGCGCGGCCCGGTTGGCCGCCTGCCGCTCGCGGCGGCCTGGCTGCGCGGCTCGCGCGATCCGGCGCGCGATGCCATGCTGGCGGTGCTGGAGACGCGCCTGCGCAGCTATGCGCGGGAGGCGTGA
- a CDS encoding DUF2934 domain-containing protein produces MPNLEEAIRERAYHLWVADGQPDGKAEVHWMHAQYEILAASVASHAVADIAVTKPARRVSSPKRKTRAD; encoded by the coding sequence ATGCCAAATCTGGAAGAGGCAATTCGCGAGCGCGCCTACCACCTCTGGGTCGCCGATGGTCAACCCGACGGAAAGGCGGAAGTCCATTGGATGCATGCTCAATACGAAATTCTCGCGGCGTCAGTTGCAAGCCATGCCGTAGCTGACATCGCAGTGACAAAACCCGCCAGAAGGGTAAGTTCTCCGAAAAGAAAAACTCGCGCTGACTAA
- a CDS encoding MFS transporter: MASEIQTRVLRKITWRIVPFIMLLYFVAFIDRVNIGFASLTMNKDIGLSPAVYGFGAGIFFWGYFLFEVPSNIILHKVGARIWIARVMITWGLVSAAMAFVQGATSFYILRFLLGVAEAGFFPGIILYLSYWFPARQRAAVTALFMAAAPLSTVLGSPISGALLEMDGLFGFKGWQWLFVLEALPAVLLGFVVLGFLTDRPEKAKWLAEDERRWLVETMNAETTSKAATASHSIWRGLADPRVLALSLIYFGTSAGLYTLGVWAPQIIKQFGLSSLQVGFLNALPATAAVVAMILWARHSDRTGERTWHVVWACLIAAAGLAYAGLAAGVVAVLVALTLVNIGISSAKPPLWSMPTLFLSGPAAAAGIATINSIGNLGGFVGPAMIGWIKDQTGSFVGGLYFVSGLLVLSAVLTLLLSRAKTAPVEPVPQSH, encoded by the coding sequence GTGGCGAGCGAGATTCAGACGCGCGTGCTGCGCAAGATCACCTGGCGCATCGTTCCCTTCATCATGCTGCTGTACTTCGTGGCCTTCATCGACCGCGTCAACATCGGCTTCGCCTCGCTGACGATGAACAAGGACATCGGCCTGTCGCCGGCGGTCTACGGCTTCGGCGCCGGCATCTTCTTCTGGGGCTACTTCCTGTTCGAGGTGCCTTCCAACATCATCCTGCACAAGGTCGGCGCGCGGATCTGGATCGCGCGGGTGATGATCACCTGGGGCCTCGTCTCGGCCGCGATGGCGTTCGTGCAGGGGGCGACCAGCTTCTACATCCTGCGCTTCCTGCTCGGCGTCGCCGAAGCCGGGTTCTTCCCCGGCATCATCCTCTACCTCTCCTACTGGTTCCCGGCGCGCCAGCGTGCCGCGGTGACCGCGCTGTTCATGGCGGCAGCCCCGCTCTCGACCGTGCTGGGCTCGCCGATCTCGGGCGCGCTGCTGGAGATGGATGGCCTGTTCGGTTTCAAGGGCTGGCAATGGCTGTTCGTGCTGGAGGCTTTGCCGGCCGTGCTGCTCGGCTTCGTCGTGCTGGGCTTCCTGACCGACCGGCCCGAGAAAGCAAAATGGCTCGCCGAGGACGAGCGCCGCTGGCTGGTCGAGACCATGAATGCGGAGACAACCAGCAAGGCCGCGACCGCAAGTCACAGCATCTGGCGGGGCCTCGCCGATCCACGCGTGCTGGCGCTGTCGCTGATCTATTTCGGCACCTCGGCCGGCCTCTACACGCTCGGCGTCTGGGCGCCGCAGATCATCAAGCAGTTCGGCCTGTCCTCGCTCCAGGTCGGCTTCCTCAACGCATTGCCGGCAACCGCCGCCGTCGTCGCCATGATCCTGTGGGCACGGCATTCGGACCGCACCGGCGAACGCACATGGCACGTCGTCTGGGCTTGCCTGATCGCTGCTGCGGGCCTCGCCTATGCCGGGCTTGCTGCCGGCGTCGTCGCCGTGCTGGTCGCACTCACGCTGGTCAATATCGGCATCTCCTCGGCCAAGCCGCCGCTGTGGAGCATGCCGACGCTGTTCCTGTCCGGTCCCGCGGCCGCAGCCGGCATCGCCACCATCAACTCGATCGGCAATCTCGGCGGCTTCGTCGGGCCCGCCATGATCGGCTGGATCAAGGACCAGACCGGCAGCTTTGTCGGCGGGCTCTATTTCGTCAGCGGTTTGCTCGTTCTCTCGGCGGTCCTGACCCTGCTATTGTCGCGCGCGAAAACCGCGCCCGTCGAACCCGTCCCGCAATCCCACTGA
- a CDS encoding aspartate dehydrogenase encodes MTEQKAPNELRVAIAGLGSIGTKIATALDQGIEGLALSAVAVRDPAKHQAFLNGLRHQPKVMPIDQLGDAADIVVECAPSNHLRSIVEPAVKRGKAAVVVSVGGLLDNFDLVDLARANGGRILVPTGALIGLDAVNAAAVGTIHSVKMVTRKPIDGLRGAPFIVENNIDIDNLREPLKLFEGSAREAAKGFPANVNVAVALSLAGIGPDRTQMQVWADPTVTRNVHRIEVEADSARFSMGIENVPSENPKTGMITALSVIALLRKQRATLCVGT; translated from the coding sequence ATGACTGAACAGAAAGCGCCGAACGAGTTGCGGGTGGCCATCGCCGGGCTGGGCTCGATCGGCACCAAGATCGCGACCGCGCTGGATCAGGGCATCGAGGGATTGGCGCTGTCCGCGGTGGCCGTCCGCGATCCCGCCAAGCATCAGGCCTTCCTCAATGGTCTGCGCCATCAGCCGAAAGTCATGCCCATCGACCAGCTCGGCGACGCCGCCGACATCGTGGTCGAATGCGCGCCGAGCAACCATCTGCGTTCGATCGTCGAGCCCGCGGTGAAGCGGGGCAAGGCTGCGGTCGTGGTCAGCGTCGGCGGCCTGCTCGACAATTTCGATCTGGTCGATCTCGCCCGTGCCAATGGCGGCCGCATCCTCGTGCCGACGGGCGCGCTGATCGGACTCGATGCCGTCAACGCCGCCGCGGTCGGCACCATCCATTCGGTGAAGATGGTGACGCGCAAGCCGATCGACGGCCTGAGGGGCGCGCCGTTCATCGTCGAGAACAATATCGACATCGATAATCTGCGCGAGCCGCTGAAACTGTTCGAGGGCAGCGCGCGCGAGGCGGCAAAAGGCTTTCCGGCGAACGTCAACGTCGCCGTTGCGCTGTCGCTGGCGGGCATCGGGCCCGATCGCACCCAGATGCAGGTCTGGGCCGACCCCACCGTGACGCGCAACGTCCATCGCATCGAGGTCGAGGCGGATTCGGCGCGGTTCTCGATGGGCATCGAGAACGTCCCGTCTGAAAATCCCAAGACCGGGATGATCACCGCGCTGTCCGTGATCGCACTGCTGCGCAAGCAGCGCGCCACGCTTTGCGTGGGGACGTGA
- a CDS encoding FecR family protein, whose translation MCGHTIAALMAGLAWAFATVLAAPAQAQVNPVRPGLQDVAPQPIGKVVAVTGSVTIEHAGAVVVQANLPDQVAQTKVGDTVYLRDVVRTDADSRISINFSDGSSFNLSSNARMTLDEYVYEPAGKSNSSFFNLTKGTATFVAGQVAKTGDMKVDTPVATMGIRGTTPHIEISDDGAVNFSTLIEEGKSKLLKKHVSAPVRQPDQESRPRLNICRGC comes from the coding sequence ATGTGCGGGCACACAATTGCGGCGTTGATGGCTGGTTTAGCCTGGGCATTCGCGACGGTTCTTGCTGCGCCGGCGCAGGCTCAAGTCAATCCCGTGAGGCCCGGCCTTCAGGACGTTGCGCCACAACCGATCGGAAAGGTCGTGGCCGTCACGGGTTCGGTCACGATCGAGCACGCAGGTGCGGTCGTCGTCCAGGCGAACCTTCCCGATCAGGTTGCTCAAACCAAGGTCGGCGATACCGTGTATCTGCGCGACGTAGTGCGCACCGATGCGGACAGTCGGATCAGCATCAATTTCAGCGATGGTTCGTCGTTCAATCTGTCGAGCAATGCTCGGATGACTCTGGATGAGTACGTGTACGAACCGGCCGGCAAGTCCAACTCGTCGTTTTTCAATCTCACGAAAGGAACGGCCACATTTGTCGCTGGCCAGGTCGCGAAGACCGGCGACATGAAAGTCGATACGCCCGTTGCAACCATGGGAATCCGCGGCACCACGCCGCACATCGAAATTTCGGACGACGGCGCTGTCAATTTTTCGACGCTCATCGAAGAGGGCAAGAGCAAATTGCTCAAGAAGCACGTCAGCGCCCCGGTGCGGCAGCCCGACCAGGAGAGCCGTCCCAGGCTGAACATCTGCCGGGGATGCTGA
- a CDS encoding tetratricopeptide repeat protein, whose translation MALRATVIDSFALILALLLLGSPVGAQQPQKNSRLKTIEQCNGADRIPAEARVAACTVLINSGDVRADALAVAFNNRGNAYIATAEYDRAISDFGQAIELASGYAKPVNNRGVAYLRKGAYDEAIKAFDAAIRLNPGYGSAFANRAEARLKLSQYDQALRDFDEAIRLDPDLTLARSGRCWTRAVIGDLQAGLDDCDRAIQSGSNDAATYDSRALIHLKMGQLAAAIDDYNSALGAAPNLASALYGRGLAKLRQGDKAGDRDVSAARLINAKVGDELARLGVR comes from the coding sequence ATGGCCTTGAGAGCCACCGTCATCGACAGCTTCGCCCTCATTCTCGCCCTGCTGTTGCTCGGATCGCCGGTGGGCGCGCAACAGCCGCAGAAGAATAGCCGCCTCAAGACTATTGAGCAGTGCAACGGAGCGGACCGCATCCCGGCCGAGGCCCGGGTTGCCGCCTGTACCGTGCTCATCAATTCGGGAGATGTCCGGGCGGACGCGCTGGCCGTGGCTTTCAACAATCGTGGCAACGCCTACATCGCGACGGCCGAGTACGATCGTGCGATCAGCGATTTCGGTCAAGCGATCGAACTGGCGTCAGGCTACGCCAAGCCGGTGAACAATCGCGGCGTGGCCTACTTGAGGAAGGGCGCGTATGACGAGGCGATCAAGGCTTTCGATGCGGCGATCAGGCTCAATCCCGGTTATGGCAGCGCCTTCGCCAATCGTGCGGAGGCCCGCCTTAAGCTGAGCCAGTATGATCAGGCCCTGCGGGATTTCGACGAGGCCATCCGCCTCGATCCGGATTTGACGTTGGCCAGGAGCGGGCGGTGCTGGACCCGGGCGGTCATCGGCGATCTTCAAGCCGGGCTCGACGACTGCGACAGGGCCATTCAGTCAGGATCGAACGATGCCGCGACATACGATTCACGTGCGCTGATCCACTTGAAGATGGGCCAACTTGCCGCGGCCATTGACGACTACAATTCGGCATTGGGTGCAGCGCCAAATCTGGCAAGCGCGCTCTACGGGCGCGGGCTTGCCAAGCTCAGGCAGGGAGATAAAGCCGGCGATCGCGACGTCTCGGCGGCCAGGCTCATCAACGCCAAGGTCGGCGACGAGCTCGCCCGCCTTGGCGTGCGGTGA
- a CDS encoding sorbosone dehydrogenase family protein, which produces MTFSSIFAQFVALLGGIALQWRKLSGTEPAPAWGQTPAIPEAKPQGAIPTLKMPTARGWSEGHKPTVAPGLKVNAFAAGLDHPRWIEVLPNGDVLIAEATQIAGPPRSVFHYAMQATMRRAAALGVSANRITLLRDKDGDGVAEYRGAFMENLNQPFGMALVGDTFYVGNTDGVMAFPYVANADRITAQGKRLTTFKPSGHWTRSLLASPDGKKLYAGVGSLSNIAEMGMEVEEGRAAVYELDLAAGTHRIFGAGLRNPVGLAWEPTTGVLWTVVNERDGLGDETPPDYLTSVRDGGFYGWPYCYWGKTVDDRVPQDPAMVAKALQPDYALGGHTASLGLCWMPAGTLPGFPDGMVIGQHGSWNRSTLSGYKLVFIPFANGKPSGPGRDILSGFLSPDEKESYGRPVGVVIGPDKKSLLMADDVGNVIWRVTGA; this is translated from the coding sequence ATGACTTTTTCCAGCATCTTCGCGCAGTTCGTCGCATTGCTCGGCGGCATCGCGCTGCAATGGCGCAAACTGTCGGGCACGGAGCCCGCGCCGGCCTGGGGCCAAACGCCCGCCATTCCCGAAGCCAAGCCGCAAGGTGCGATCCCGACCCTGAAGATGCCGACCGCGCGCGGCTGGAGCGAGGGCCACAAGCCGACGGTCGCGCCCGGGCTCAAGGTCAACGCCTTCGCGGCCGGCCTCGACCATCCGCGCTGGATCGAGGTGCTGCCCAATGGCGACGTGCTGATCGCGGAAGCAACGCAGATCGCAGGTCCGCCGCGCAGCGTGTTTCACTACGCCATGCAGGCGACGATGCGCCGCGCCGCGGCGCTCGGCGTGTCCGCCAACCGCATCACGCTGCTGCGCGACAAGGACGGCGACGGCGTCGCCGAGTATCGCGGCGCCTTCATGGAGAACCTCAACCAGCCGTTCGGCATGGCGCTGGTGGGCGACACCTTCTATGTCGGCAACACCGACGGCGTGATGGCCTTTCCCTACGTCGCCAATGCCGACCGCATCACCGCGCAGGGCAAGCGGCTCACGACCTTCAAGCCGAGCGGCCACTGGACGCGCAGCCTGCTGGCAAGCCCCGACGGCAAGAAGCTCTATGCCGGCGTCGGCTCGCTCAGCAACATCGCCGAGATGGGCATGGAGGTCGAGGAAGGCCGCGCCGCGGTCTACGAGCTCGACCTCGCCGCCGGCACGCATCGCATCTTTGGCGCGGGCCTGCGCAACCCCGTGGGACTTGCGTGGGAGCCGACGACCGGCGTGCTCTGGACCGTCGTCAACGAGCGCGACGGCCTCGGCGACGAGACGCCGCCCGATTATCTGACCTCGGTGCGCGACGGCGGCTTCTACGGCTGGCCCTATTGCTACTGGGGCAAGACGGTCGACGACCGCGTCCCGCAGGATCCGGCGATGGTCGCCAAGGCGCTGCAACCGGACTACGCGCTCGGCGGCCACACCGCCTCGCTCGGCCTGTGCTGGATGCCGGCAGGCACCCTGCCCGGCTTCCCAGACGGCATGGTGATCGGCCAGCACGGCTCGTGGAATCGCAGCACGCTGTCCGGCTACAAGCTGGTGTTCATTCCGTTCGCGAACGGCAAGCCGTCCGGCCCCGGTCGCGACATCCTGTCGGGCTTCCTGTCCCCGGACGAGAAGGAATCCTACGGCCGCCCGGTCGGCGTCGTGATCGGCCCCGACAAGAAGTCGCTGCTGATGGCCGACGACGTCGGCAACGTGATCTGGCGCGTGACGGGGGCGTAA